In Zobellia roscoffensis, the following are encoded in one genomic region:
- the eno gene encoding phosphopyruvate hydratase: MSIILSVHARQILDSRGNPTVEVDVITENGVMGRAAVPSGASTGEHEAVELRDGGNTFMGKGVLKAVENVNTVIAEEILGMSVFEQNLLDQVMIDLDGTPNKSKLGANAILGVSLAAAKAAANELGLSLFRYVGGVSANTLPVPMMNIINGGSHSDAPIAFQEFMVMPVKAKSFSHAMQMGTEIFHNLKKVLHDRGLSTAVGDEGGFAPNLAGGTEDALDTIAKAVENAGYKLGDEIMIALDCASAEFFVDGKYDYTKFEGDKGVVRTSEEQAQYLADLSAKYPIISIEDGMDENDWDGWKSLTEKVGDKVQLVGDDLFVTNVERLSKGIENGIANSILIKVNQIGTLTETIAAVNMAKNAGYTSVMSHRSGETEDNTIADLAVALNTGQIKTGSASRSDRMAKYNQLLRIEEELGEMAYYPQDKAFKIK; the protein is encoded by the coding sequence ATGAGTATCATATTAAGCGTACACGCACGTCAGATTTTAGATTCAAGAGGAAACCCTACCGTAGAGGTTGATGTAATTACTGAAAATGGAGTAATGGGTCGTGCGGCAGTTCCTTCTGGAGCGTCAACAGGAGAGCATGAAGCAGTAGAGCTTCGCGATGGTGGCAATACCTTTATGGGGAAAGGAGTTCTTAAAGCGGTAGAAAATGTAAATACGGTTATTGCTGAGGAGATTTTGGGAATGTCTGTTTTTGAGCAGAACCTTCTTGATCAAGTGATGATCGACTTGGATGGTACTCCAAATAAATCAAAGTTGGGTGCTAACGCTATTTTGGGTGTGTCTTTGGCAGCAGCTAAAGCAGCAGCTAATGAATTAGGGTTGTCTTTGTTCCGTTACGTAGGTGGTGTTAGTGCAAATACTTTGCCTGTGCCAATGATGAATATCATTAATGGTGGTTCGCATTCAGATGCACCAATCGCTTTTCAGGAATTTATGGTAATGCCGGTAAAGGCAAAAAGTTTTTCACATGCCATGCAAATGGGAACTGAAATCTTCCATAATCTTAAAAAAGTTTTACATGATAGAGGATTAAGTACAGCTGTTGGTGATGAAGGTGGTTTTGCGCCTAACTTAGCAGGGGGTACTGAAGATGCTCTAGATACTATTGCAAAGGCAGTTGAGAATGCAGGTTATAAATTGGGCGATGAAATTATGATTGCCTTGGATTGTGCTTCAGCTGAGTTTTTTGTTGATGGTAAATATGACTATACTAAATTTGAAGGAGATAAAGGAGTGGTTAGAACTTCTGAAGAACAAGCTCAGTACTTGGCAGATTTAAGTGCCAAATACCCTATCATCTCAATTGAAGATGGTATGGATGAGAATGATTGGGATGGTTGGAAATCTTTGACTGAAAAAGTAGGAGATAAAGTTCAGTTGGTTGGAGATGACCTTTTTGTTACAAATGTAGAGCGTTTGTCAAAAGGTATTGAAAACGGTATTGCAAACTCTATCTTGATTAAAGTAAATCAGATTGGAACACTTACCGAAACAATTGCAGCTGTAAACATGGCCAAGAATGCAGGATATACTTCTGTAATGAGCCATAGATCAGGTGAAACAGAAGATAATACCATTGCAGATTTAGCAGTAGCATTGAATACAGGTCAAATAAAAACAGGTTCTGCTTCAAGATCAGACCGTATGGCCAAGTATAACCAATTGCTTCGTATTGAGGAAGAATTGGGTGAAATGGCCTATTATCCTCAGGATAAAGCATTTAAGATTAAGTAG